The Carassius gibelio isolate Cgi1373 ecotype wild population from Czech Republic chromosome B14, carGib1.2-hapl.c, whole genome shotgun sequence genome has a segment encoding these proteins:
- the LOC127971859 gene encoding SH3 domain and tetratricopeptide repeat-containing protein 2 isoform X1 produces MRNEHTAGSQQDRAISPAEFDALWNDPPYTLAAVSELFSPNDTMTADEEAEAEAEVEAESISREIYWRRKQTFSGSSTVSSAGERSSPDVVLLFSGRRRSGVAPDGELQEALRTRLRVVESNSQDVVQLFKDLSARLVSVHAEKDSFVITFKTVEEIWKFSTYLALGYVARCLENFLCDQSFWLDPALLSDVEICVTADEDHLATLYLGLLLQEGTFFAKTLYNSDCKEEEEELTYRRNDLVIVKDIGQEAIWEGTLLSTGQHGLVPVHNMQPLPYPFYQWFLKKYPGNAGGILVTDGLFNHPVVVGTCVAVVDHYPVVKDELHLCKGDIIKIEGFLFNTLNMFIGRHFTSGEIGFVHKASVKPQSIEPIDGQLVFLSEEERAALCKLNPCFEPCQSDVLANLFSTDISTVYRLDRLDDSDFTYIRNHPKSEQKSTVDQRKSTVSEKSDTTPYHSSPRQSFYASRNHLYQDSEVFSFSMEDTFREMDEYEEDLPNFMDEGIWETDEAERCDPILTLLNLEYFQDTFQTLYDLSYSFLDTFFHGLPEDEVLQHLENFREGAKKCRMLWAHRRTCFLLGRLCAKKLKYSQARVYFEEALKVPVTGFDDKPLLIALYTNLTAIYLKQKMKDKLPFTLEKASALIMCLPCHNFCSVDEFELLQPIMRKAIVEKDKYLEARTCYLSLCLFLSLRKIEDALPFVERLQLLIITLSAEKGRPVAPVDLNWMLCRLYHKKYLPYLTLASLSLDSGQEHSLDDAFQKIELFIKNSARLNPHWKESTSELPAQVVVYLQQALSIASQGEDFRTQRDLCLSLASVYQQHGALEKAVPFAQQAAKTGSQINEEEGFEASVLLAWLLVLTDEPMQAQNTLQPMLKSLDETDSPTQRGVVHNLLALCLSKQGRVQEAARNFYCALQISRENGNKRNEALALANLGCLFLSVGASGLAECFLLNSLHLFQFLSDSPTDQEHVQVLLWLGRSYKDRGGSQEVRLCFEMGLLIAISANNLHSQMVVAKVLSRHYADLLLYGQCIVYYEHCVGLCRTLKNKQLEGEYLELLSNLYLSLNTEKSSRKSLDYSKQSLRISIDLGKRQEESETWLQVGRIYYLIYEDELADMYLQAAVKTALRMNDPCFAMSIYEEAGDVFFKGHRNQLAALPFYRDGSLPFARSIKDVHSEFRLLSKLTELLMKQKQYEEALQYATLAVQVSATTGVPLNERVSCHRLASVHFSLGKYEMAENYYLKSISVCPTALEHAIEVRYYVKVYCRLADLTLYRLKDAFDAMGYFHLALAAALEDKESLSTLYIIYMKLAEIHANYIPDAELSKSYMERAQSLRKELAGDTDSCDTEETHQDPAEAEPDTPTKDRSESNSGTSTLTESSMTNTSHTINAESEHILSNTSHKDDPNTNISVETDTDTDPPDQTKRLAV; encoded by the exons ATGAGGAACGAACATACTGCCGGGAGTCAACAGGACAGAG CGATATCACCCGCTGAGTTTGATGCCTTATGGAATGACCCTCCATACACTTTAGCAGCCGTCAGTGAGCTCTTTTCGCCCAATGACACCATGACAGCCG ATGAGGAAGCGGAGGCTGAGGCTGAGGTGGAGGCAGAAAGCATAAGCAGAGAGATTTACTGGAGGAGGAAGCAAACATTCAGCGGAAGCAGCACAGTATCTTCAGCAGGAGAACGCTCTTCTCCAG atgttgttttgttgtttagcGGGAGGCGACGATCTGGTGTAGCACCTGACGGTGAGCTTCAGGAGGCGTTACGTACCAGACTCCGAGTAGTAGAGAGCAACAGCCAGGATGTTGTCCAGCTCTTCAAG GATCTGTCTGCAAGACTAGTGTCTGTTCATGCTGAAAAAGACAGCTTTGTCATCACTTTTAAGACTGTCGAGGAAATTTGGAAGTTCTCTACTTATTTGGCACTTG GATATGTAGCAAGATGTCTTGAGAACTTTCTCTGTGACCAGTCGTTCTGGCTGGACCCTGCATTGCTTAGTGATGTGGAGATCTGTGTAACAGCGGACGAAGACCACTTAGCTACTCTTTACTTAGGACTTCTGCTACAGGAAG GTACATTCTTTGCCAAGACTTTATACAATAGTGATTgcaaggaggaggaagaggagctgaCCTACAGGAGGAATGACCTGGTGATTGTTAAAGACATAGGACAAGAGGCCATTTGGGAAGGTACACTGCTGTCCACAGGCCAACACGGTCTAGTGCCTGTGCATAATATGCAGCCTCTGCCCTATCCATTTTATCA gTGGTTCCTTAAGAAATATCCCGGAAATGCAGGAGGGATTCTAGTTACAGATGGCCTATTCAATCATCCTGTTG TGGTTGGAACTTGTGTAGCAGTAGTGGACCATTACCCAGTGGTTAAAGATGAGCTGCACTTATGCAAGGGAGACATAATCAAGATTGAGGGATTTCTTTTCAATACTCTCAACATGTTCATAGGAAGACACTTTACAAGTGGAGAGATAGGATTTGTTCACAAGGCCAGTGTAAAACCTCAGAGTATTGAGCCTAT CGATGGACAATTGGTCTTTCTCAGTGAGGAGGAAAGGGCAGCCCTGTGTAAACTTAACCCCTGCTTTGAGCCTTGCCAGTCTGATGTACTGGCAAATCTTTTCTCAACAGACATAAGCACTGTGTATAGACTGG ATAGACTTGATGACTCTGATTTCACTTACATAAGAAATCATCCAAAATCAG AGCAGAAATCAACAGTGGATCAAAGAAAGAGCACCGTATCTGAGAAAAGTGACACAACTCCCTACCACTCGTCCCCTCGGCAATCATTCTATGCCTCTCGGAATCATCTGTATCAGGACTCTGAGGTCTTCTCCTTCAGCATGGAAGACACCTTTAGAGAAATGGATGAATATGAGGAAGACCTTCCAAATTTCATGGATGAGGGTATCTGGGAGACAGATGAAGCCGAGAGATGTGACCCGATCCTGACCCTTCTAAATCTGGAATATTTTCAGGACACATTTCAAACTCTTTATGACCTCTCCTACTCTTTCCTGGACACTTTCTTCCATGGCCTTCCAGAGGATGAGGTGCTTCAACATTTGGAAAACTTTCGAGAAGGAGCTAAGAAATGCAGGATGCTCTGGGCCCACCGGCGAACCTGCTTCCTTCTTGGCCGGCTATGTGCTAAGAAACTGAAGTACTCGCAAGCACGAGTGTACTTTGAGGAGGCTCTAAAGGTCCCTGTAACTGGTTTTGATGACAAGCCACTTCTAATAGCCCTGTATACCAATCTCACTGCAATTTACCTCAAACAGAAGATGAAGGACAAGCTACCATTTACACTAGAGAAGGCAAGTGCTCTAATTATGTGCCTTCCTTGCCACAACTTCTGCTCTGTGGATGAGTTTGAGCTGCTCCAACCAATCATGCGCAAAGCCATAGTTGAAAAAGACAAGTACCTAGAGGCACGGACATGCtacctctccctctgtctctttcTCAGTCTAAGAAAAATAGAGGATGCTTTACCTTTTGTAGAGAGACTTCAGTTACTTATCATAACACTGTCTGCGGAAAAAGGGAGGCCAGTTGCCCCTGTTGATCTCAATTGGATGCtgtgcaggctttatcataaaaaGTATTTGCCCTACCTCACACTAGCTTCTTTAAGTTTAGACTCAGGGCAAGAGCATTCCTTGGATGATGCATTCCAGAAAATTGAACTCTTTATCAAAAACTCAGCCAGGCTTAATCCTCACTGGAAGGAAAGTACTTCAGAGCTTCCTGCACAGGTGGTGGTCTACCTTCAACAGGCCTTGTCAATAGCTAGTCAAGGGGAAGACTTTAGGACTCAGAGGGACCTGTGCCTCAGCCTGGCTAGTGTTTACCAGCAGCATGGAGCTTTAGAGAAGGCTGTACCCTTTGCCCAGCAAGCAGCAAAGACTGGAAGTCAAATTAATGAAGAGGAGGGCTTTGAGGCATCCGTACTGCTGGCCTGGCTATTGGTGTTAACAGATGAACCCATGCAAGCTCAGAATACTCTGCAACCTATGCTTAAATCTTTGGATGAAACAGACAGTCCGACGCAGCGTGGTGTAGTCCACAACCTTCTAGCCCTATGTCTCAGCAAACAAGGCAGAGTCCAGGAGGCAGCAAGAAACTTTTATTGCGCTCTGCAGATCTCCCGAGAGAATGGGAACAAGCGTAATGAAGCTCTAGCACTGGCAAACTTGGGCTGCTTGTTTCTGTCTGTCGGGGCTTCGGGCCTAGCAGAGTGTTTCTTGCTCAATTCCCTGCACCTATTCCAGTTTCTCTCAGACAGCCCCACAGATCAGGAGCATGTCCAGGTTTTGCTTTGGCTCGGCAGGAGCTACAAAGATAGAGGAGGGAGTCAGGAAGTCAGACTATGCTTTGAGATGGGCCTCCTTATTGCTATTAGTGCCAACAATCTGCACA GTCAAATGGTTGTTGCAAAAGTTCTAAGTCGGCATTACGCTGACTTGCTGCTGTATGGACAGTGTATTGTTTACTATGAGCATTGTGTGGGGCTGTGCAGAACCCTTAAGAATAAACAGCTAGAAGGAGAGTACCTGGAACTTCTCAGCAACCTCTATCTCTCACTCAACACTGAGAA GTCATCAAGGAAGTCTCTTGATTATTCAAAGCAAAGCTTAAGGATCTCCATAGATCTGGGGAAAAGACAGGAAGAGTCTGAGACATGGCTTCAAGTGGGCCGTATCTACTATCTGATCTATGAAGATGAGCTGGCTGACATGTACCTACAG GCAGCAGTAAAGACAGCCCTGAGAATGAATGACCCATGCTTTGCTATGAGCATTTATGAGGAAGCAGGAGATGTGTTCTTCAAAGGACACAGAAATCAACTGGCTGCACTACCATTTTACAGG GATGGGAGTTTGCCATTTGCACGCAGCATAAAGGATGTGCACTCAGAGTTCAGGCTGTTGAGCAAGCTCACAGAGCTCCTGATGAAGCAGAAGCAGTATGAGGAGGCACTGCAATACGCCACACTCGCAGTGCAAGTCAGCGCCACAACTG GTGTTCCTCTGAATGAGAGAGTGTCCTGCCATCGTCTTGCATCAGTGCATTTCTCTTTAGGGAAGTATGAGATGGCTGAGAACTACTACCTTAAGTCTATTTCAGTCTGCCCTACTGCTCTTGAACATGCCATTGAAGTTCGGTACTATGTTAAAGTGTACTGCAGACTTGCTGATCTGACCCTATACAGATTAAAG GATGCATTCGATGCCATGGGCTACTTCCACTTAGCCCTGGCGGCAGCTCTGGAGGACAAAGAAAGCCTTAGCACACTGTACATAATCTATATGAAGCTCGCAGAGATCCATGCCAACTACATTCCCGATGCTGAACTGAGTAAAAGCTACATGGAAAGAGCGCAGAGTTTGAGGAAGGAACTGGCAGGAGACACAGACTCTTGTGACACAGAAGAAACGCATCAGGACCCAGCTGAGGCAGAGCCTGACACTCCCACCAAAGATCGGTCAGAGTCCAACAGCGGCACTAGTACTCTGACCGAGTCCAGCATGACCAACACCAGCCACACAATCAATGCAGAGTCTGAGCACATACTCTCTAACACAAGCCACAAAGACGACCCGAACACTAACATATCGGTGGAAACGGACACAGACACAGACCCTCCTGATCAAACCAAGAGACTAGCAGTTTGA
- the LOC127971859 gene encoding SH3 domain and tetratricopeptide repeat-containing protein 2 isoform X5 translates to MACCCCCCPIPCLRNCFLFSDEEAEAEAEVEAESISREIYWRRKQTFSGSSTVSSAGERSSPDVVLLFSGRRRSGVAPDGELQEALRTRLRVVESNSQDVVQLFKDLSARLVSVHAEKDSFVITFKTVEEIWKFSTYLALGYVARCLENFLCDQSFWLDPALLSDVEICVTADEDHLATLYLGLLLQEGTFFAKTLYNSDCKEEEEELTYRRNDLVIVKDIGQEAIWEGTLLSTGQHGLVPVHNMQPLPYPFYQWFLKKYPGNAGGILVTDGLFNHPVVVGTCVAVVDHYPVVKDELHLCKGDIIKIEGFLFNTLNMFIGRHFTSGEIGFVHKASVKPQSIEPIDGQLVFLSEEERAALCKLNPCFEPCQSDVLANLFSTDISTVYRLDRLDDSDFTYIRNHPKSEQKSTVDQRKSTVSEKSDTTPYHSSPRQSFYASRNHLYQDSEVFSFSMEDTFREMDEYEEDLPNFMDEGIWETDEAERCDPILTLLNLEYFQDTFQTLYDLSYSFLDTFFHGLPEDEVLQHLENFREGAKKCRMLWAHRRTCFLLGRLCAKKLKYSQARVYFEEALKVPVTGFDDKPLLIALYTNLTAIYLKQKMKDKLPFTLEKASALIMCLPCHNFCSVDEFELLQPIMRKAIVEKDKYLEARTCYLSLCLFLSLRKIEDALPFVERLQLLIITLSAEKGRPVAPVDLNWMLCRLYHKKYLPYLTLASLSLDSGQEHSLDDAFQKIELFIKNSARLNPHWKESTSELPAQVVVYLQQALSIASQGEDFRTQRDLCLSLASVYQQHGALEKAVPFAQQAAKTGSQINEEEGFEASVLLAWLLVLTDEPMQAQNTLQPMLKSLDETDSPTQRGVVHNLLALCLSKQGRVQEAARNFYCALQISRENGNKRNEALALANLGCLFLSVGASGLAECFLLNSLHLFQFLSDSPTDQEHVQVLLWLGRSYKDRGGSQEVRLCFEMGLLIAISANNLHSQMVVAKVLSRHYADLLLYGQCIVYYEHCVGLCRTLKNKQLEGEYLELLSNLYLSLNTEKSSRKSLDYSKQSLRISIDLGKRQEESETWLQVGRIYYLIYEDELADMYLQAAVKTALRMNDPCFAMSIYEEAGDVFFKGHRNQLAALPFYRDGSLPFARSIKDVHSEFRLLSKLTELLMKQKQYEEALQYATLAVQVSATTGVPLNERVSCHRLASVHFSLGKYEMAENYYLKSISVCPTALEHAIEVRYYVKVYCRLADLTLYRLKDAFDAMGYFHLALAAALEDKESLSTLYIIYMKLAEIHANYIPDAELSKSYMERAQSLRKELAGDTDSCDTEETHQDPAEAEPDTPTKDRSESNSGTSTLTESSMTNTSHTINAESEHILSNTSHKDDPNTNISVETDTDTDPPDQTKRLAV, encoded by the exons ATggcatgctgctgctgctgctgtccgATTCCATGCCTCAGAAACTGCTTCTTGTTTTCAG ATGAGGAAGCGGAGGCTGAGGCTGAGGTGGAGGCAGAAAGCATAAGCAGAGAGATTTACTGGAGGAGGAAGCAAACATTCAGCGGAAGCAGCACAGTATCTTCAGCAGGAGAACGCTCTTCTCCAG atgttgttttgttgtttagcGGGAGGCGACGATCTGGTGTAGCACCTGACGGTGAGCTTCAGGAGGCGTTACGTACCAGACTCCGAGTAGTAGAGAGCAACAGCCAGGATGTTGTCCAGCTCTTCAAG GATCTGTCTGCAAGACTAGTGTCTGTTCATGCTGAAAAAGACAGCTTTGTCATCACTTTTAAGACTGTCGAGGAAATTTGGAAGTTCTCTACTTATTTGGCACTTG GATATGTAGCAAGATGTCTTGAGAACTTTCTCTGTGACCAGTCGTTCTGGCTGGACCCTGCATTGCTTAGTGATGTGGAGATCTGTGTAACAGCGGACGAAGACCACTTAGCTACTCTTTACTTAGGACTTCTGCTACAGGAAG GTACATTCTTTGCCAAGACTTTATACAATAGTGATTgcaaggaggaggaagaggagctgaCCTACAGGAGGAATGACCTGGTGATTGTTAAAGACATAGGACAAGAGGCCATTTGGGAAGGTACACTGCTGTCCACAGGCCAACACGGTCTAGTGCCTGTGCATAATATGCAGCCTCTGCCCTATCCATTTTATCA gTGGTTCCTTAAGAAATATCCCGGAAATGCAGGAGGGATTCTAGTTACAGATGGCCTATTCAATCATCCTGTTG TGGTTGGAACTTGTGTAGCAGTAGTGGACCATTACCCAGTGGTTAAAGATGAGCTGCACTTATGCAAGGGAGACATAATCAAGATTGAGGGATTTCTTTTCAATACTCTCAACATGTTCATAGGAAGACACTTTACAAGTGGAGAGATAGGATTTGTTCACAAGGCCAGTGTAAAACCTCAGAGTATTGAGCCTAT CGATGGACAATTGGTCTTTCTCAGTGAGGAGGAAAGGGCAGCCCTGTGTAAACTTAACCCCTGCTTTGAGCCTTGCCAGTCTGATGTACTGGCAAATCTTTTCTCAACAGACATAAGCACTGTGTATAGACTGG ATAGACTTGATGACTCTGATTTCACTTACATAAGAAATCATCCAAAATCAG AGCAGAAATCAACAGTGGATCAAAGAAAGAGCACCGTATCTGAGAAAAGTGACACAACTCCCTACCACTCGTCCCCTCGGCAATCATTCTATGCCTCTCGGAATCATCTGTATCAGGACTCTGAGGTCTTCTCCTTCAGCATGGAAGACACCTTTAGAGAAATGGATGAATATGAGGAAGACCTTCCAAATTTCATGGATGAGGGTATCTGGGAGACAGATGAAGCCGAGAGATGTGACCCGATCCTGACCCTTCTAAATCTGGAATATTTTCAGGACACATTTCAAACTCTTTATGACCTCTCCTACTCTTTCCTGGACACTTTCTTCCATGGCCTTCCAGAGGATGAGGTGCTTCAACATTTGGAAAACTTTCGAGAAGGAGCTAAGAAATGCAGGATGCTCTGGGCCCACCGGCGAACCTGCTTCCTTCTTGGCCGGCTATGTGCTAAGAAACTGAAGTACTCGCAAGCACGAGTGTACTTTGAGGAGGCTCTAAAGGTCCCTGTAACTGGTTTTGATGACAAGCCACTTCTAATAGCCCTGTATACCAATCTCACTGCAATTTACCTCAAACAGAAGATGAAGGACAAGCTACCATTTACACTAGAGAAGGCAAGTGCTCTAATTATGTGCCTTCCTTGCCACAACTTCTGCTCTGTGGATGAGTTTGAGCTGCTCCAACCAATCATGCGCAAAGCCATAGTTGAAAAAGACAAGTACCTAGAGGCACGGACATGCtacctctccctctgtctctttcTCAGTCTAAGAAAAATAGAGGATGCTTTACCTTTTGTAGAGAGACTTCAGTTACTTATCATAACACTGTCTGCGGAAAAAGGGAGGCCAGTTGCCCCTGTTGATCTCAATTGGATGCtgtgcaggctttatcataaaaaGTATTTGCCCTACCTCACACTAGCTTCTTTAAGTTTAGACTCAGGGCAAGAGCATTCCTTGGATGATGCATTCCAGAAAATTGAACTCTTTATCAAAAACTCAGCCAGGCTTAATCCTCACTGGAAGGAAAGTACTTCAGAGCTTCCTGCACAGGTGGTGGTCTACCTTCAACAGGCCTTGTCAATAGCTAGTCAAGGGGAAGACTTTAGGACTCAGAGGGACCTGTGCCTCAGCCTGGCTAGTGTTTACCAGCAGCATGGAGCTTTAGAGAAGGCTGTACCCTTTGCCCAGCAAGCAGCAAAGACTGGAAGTCAAATTAATGAAGAGGAGGGCTTTGAGGCATCCGTACTGCTGGCCTGGCTATTGGTGTTAACAGATGAACCCATGCAAGCTCAGAATACTCTGCAACCTATGCTTAAATCTTTGGATGAAACAGACAGTCCGACGCAGCGTGGTGTAGTCCACAACCTTCTAGCCCTATGTCTCAGCAAACAAGGCAGAGTCCAGGAGGCAGCAAGAAACTTTTATTGCGCTCTGCAGATCTCCCGAGAGAATGGGAACAAGCGTAATGAAGCTCTAGCACTGGCAAACTTGGGCTGCTTGTTTCTGTCTGTCGGGGCTTCGGGCCTAGCAGAGTGTTTCTTGCTCAATTCCCTGCACCTATTCCAGTTTCTCTCAGACAGCCCCACAGATCAGGAGCATGTCCAGGTTTTGCTTTGGCTCGGCAGGAGCTACAAAGATAGAGGAGGGAGTCAGGAAGTCAGACTATGCTTTGAGATGGGCCTCCTTATTGCTATTAGTGCCAACAATCTGCACA GTCAAATGGTTGTTGCAAAAGTTCTAAGTCGGCATTACGCTGACTTGCTGCTGTATGGACAGTGTATTGTTTACTATGAGCATTGTGTGGGGCTGTGCAGAACCCTTAAGAATAAACAGCTAGAAGGAGAGTACCTGGAACTTCTCAGCAACCTCTATCTCTCACTCAACACTGAGAA GTCATCAAGGAAGTCTCTTGATTATTCAAAGCAAAGCTTAAGGATCTCCATAGATCTGGGGAAAAGACAGGAAGAGTCTGAGACATGGCTTCAAGTGGGCCGTATCTACTATCTGATCTATGAAGATGAGCTGGCTGACATGTACCTACAG GCAGCAGTAAAGACAGCCCTGAGAATGAATGACCCATGCTTTGCTATGAGCATTTATGAGGAAGCAGGAGATGTGTTCTTCAAAGGACACAGAAATCAACTGGCTGCACTACCATTTTACAGG GATGGGAGTTTGCCATTTGCACGCAGCATAAAGGATGTGCACTCAGAGTTCAGGCTGTTGAGCAAGCTCACAGAGCTCCTGATGAAGCAGAAGCAGTATGAGGAGGCACTGCAATACGCCACACTCGCAGTGCAAGTCAGCGCCACAACTG GTGTTCCTCTGAATGAGAGAGTGTCCTGCCATCGTCTTGCATCAGTGCATTTCTCTTTAGGGAAGTATGAGATGGCTGAGAACTACTACCTTAAGTCTATTTCAGTCTGCCCTACTGCTCTTGAACATGCCATTGAAGTTCGGTACTATGTTAAAGTGTACTGCAGACTTGCTGATCTGACCCTATACAGATTAAAG GATGCATTCGATGCCATGGGCTACTTCCACTTAGCCCTGGCGGCAGCTCTGGAGGACAAAGAAAGCCTTAGCACACTGTACATAATCTATATGAAGCTCGCAGAGATCCATGCCAACTACATTCCCGATGCTGAACTGAGTAAAAGCTACATGGAAAGAGCGCAGAGTTTGAGGAAGGAACTGGCAGGAGACACAGACTCTTGTGACACAGAAGAAACGCATCAGGACCCAGCTGAGGCAGAGCCTGACACTCCCACCAAAGATCGGTCAGAGTCCAACAGCGGCACTAGTACTCTGACCGAGTCCAGCATGACCAACACCAGCCACACAATCAATGCAGAGTCTGAGCACATACTCTCTAACACAAGCCACAAAGACGACCCGAACACTAACATATCGGTGGAAACGGACACAGACACAGACCCTCCTGATCAAACCAAGAGACTAGCAGTTTGA